The Alcaligenes aquatilis genome contains the following window.
GGGTGAAGGTCACGGTACTGGAGGCGGGTACGCAAGTGGCCGGACAGACCAGCTTTGCCAATGGTGGACAACTGAGCTACAGCTACGTGGCCCCCCTGGCTGATCCTGGCGTATTCAAGGATTTGCCTCGCTGGTTATTGAAGAACGACTCGCCGTTGCGTTTTAAGCCTGCGCTGAGTCCGCAACAATGGCGCTGGCTGCTGCATTTTCTGAAAGCCTGCCGGGGTGATGTGGTGCGCCGTACCACCGCGCAGATGCTGACCTTGTCCTACCTGAGCCGCGACATTTTGCACGACTGGCAAGAGCGCTTCAATCTGGAATTTGCCCATCAAAACAATGGCAAGTTGATTGTGTTTCGCAGCCCCGGCCCGTTTCAGCATGCCCGTGAGCAGGCGCAATTGCAGGCGGATATGGGCTCCTCGCAGCAAGTGCTGGAAGCGGCTCAAGTGTTGGAGCTGGAGCCTTCTTTGCAGACGTTGGGCTCGCGCTTGCAGGGTGCGATTTACACCCCTAGCGAAGAGGCAGGGGATGCTTATCTGTTCTCTGTGGCCTTGCATGAGCGCATGCAAAATGACCGCGATTACCAGCTCAAACTCAATACGCCGGTGCAGCGCTTTGTGAGGGAAGGGCGCGATATCCGCGCTGTGCAAACCGCAGAAGGTGAGATCCAGGCCGATCAGTTTGTTGTTGCCAGCGGTATGGGCACGGTGCCTTTGTTGCGCCAATTGGGTGGCCGCCCTCTGATCTACCCGCTAAAGGGCTATAGCTTGAGCCTGCCGTTGGAAGGCTTGAATCAAGCCGTGCCCGCCATCAGCGTGACGGATTACGAACAGCGCATCGTGTATGCCCGCTTGGGCGAGGTGCTGCGTATGGCTGCCATGGTGGATATCGGCTTTGATGGGTTGGATATTCCGGCCGATCGTATGGCGACCTTGAAGCAGCAGGTGAAGGATCTGTTCCCTGCTTTGCCGTTGGAGCAGGCACAGACTTGGGCAGGCTTGCGCCCTGCAACACCTTCGGGCAAGCCTATTGTAGGGGCCAGCACGCTGGCCGGTCGTTTGTGGGTGAACGCAGGCCACGGCGCATTGGGCTTTACCTTGGCGTGTGGCAGTGCAGCGATTCTGGCCGCGCACCTGACCGGAGAGGCTTCACCTATTGATGATGCGCCGTTTCGTCCTTAATCCTAGACCGTCGCCCGCAACACCGGCATGGCTTTTAAACCCGCCGTCAGCAACAGGGATAGACCATAGATGGCGGCCGCCAGCACCGGAATCGACCACAGTGCATTGAAATCCAGTGCCGTGAACAGATAGCGGTACATCAGGTCGATCAACCAGGGGTGGATCAAATACACCCCCAAGGTCAGCTCCGCCAGATGGGCACTGATCCGCGAGTTGATCAAAGGCTGGTTCCAGTCACGCAGCAATAGAATCAGCGCGATGGACATGGGGATGACGGTAATACTCAGGTAGTCATAAAAGTACGCAGCGGTTTGCCGGTCGTGGGTGATGGCCAGCGCATAAAAGCCCCAGGCTGTGGCCGCGATACTACTGAGCAGCACCGTCATAGTCAGCCAGCGGGGCACACGCACCGGCACTTTGCGTAGCAGATAGCCCAGCAGAAAATAGGGCAGATAGGACAGGAACCAGGTGAAGAAGGGGGCAGAGTGGGTGTTTAGCTCTGGCTTACTGAGCGTGCTAAGGGCAGATAGCACGAAGGCCGCCCCGGTCAGCGCGGCCAGTTGCTTCAAGTTGGTGTTCTGAACCATACGACGCAAAAAGGGCGTGAACAGGTACAGGAACACAATCATGTACAGAAACCAGAGGTGGAAATAAGGCCGACCCTGCAGCAGCCGCTCCAGATAGGGATAAGGGTCAGCGTCTGGCGTCCACCAATGCTGCTTGAAGGCCGTCCAGCCTAGATAAAACGCTGTCCAGAACAGCAGTGGCAGCAAGACTCGCGACGCCCGCTTGCGGTAGAAGTGTTTCATGCCCTCCTGGGGACGGGGTTCCAGCAAGAGCGCACCGCTGACCATGATAAACACCGGTACACACCAGCGGGTGGCGGCATCGTAGAGATTGCCACTCCACCAGTTGGCTGTGCCCAACTCGGCATTCAGGACGGCGTAGGCGGCGATATGCAGGCAAACGACAGAGAAAATCGCCACGATCCGTGCATTGCTGATCCAGTTCATGACAGGACATCAAAATCAGAGACCTAACTATCGTAACGAGCAGACGTTTCTGATATGTCCCCCAAATACGGGATTTAGCGTCCAGTTTTGTCTGGATGTGACGGTGCAAGGGAATGTTGGCTACTGATGCGGGCAGGATGGATTCATCCTATCGCCTTTCGGGAACGACTGAAAAAGGGTGTATAAATTACCAGCGTTATACGGTTAAATAGCAGGCTTAGCCAGACAGACCAGTCAGGGCACTCCTGAACTGGCAGTGCTGCTCAGGAGTAGGGTGAATGGAGCTGGATTTTAGCGGGTTGGATGTGCTGATTGCCCTGGTCGCTTTGGCGCTGGGCTTGCTGATCGGGTTGTGGCTGCGAGCGCGCATGAGAGCGCCTGTTGAGCAAGTTCTGGAGGATCGCTGTGCACGTCTGGAACAAGATCTGGCCCTGACGCAGGACAGGGCGGCGGAGCTGGATAAGGAACTGATACGCCGCGATGCCCAGTTGCAGGCTCAGCAGATGCGCAATCAGGCCATCCAAGAGGACTTGGAGCATAGCCGCGAGCAGATGCGCTTGCAGTTTGAGTCCCTGGCCCAGCAGATTCTGGAGTCCAAAGGGCAGACGCTGCGTCAGGATAGTCAACGCACCATGGATGAAATGTTGCGACCCTTTCGGGAACAATTGGCAGGTTTTCAACTGCGCGTGAATCAAGTGCATGATGAATCCGTCAAAGGCCAGACCGCCTTGAGTCTGGAGCTGCAACGCATGCAGGAAATGGGTCTGCGCATGAGTGCTGAAGCACATTCCTTGGCTGTGGCCTTGAAAGGCGATAAAAAGACCACTGGTAATTGGGGTGAAACCCAGTTGGAAAAAACGCTGGAAGTGGCTGGTTTGGTGCGCGGTGTCCACTTTGATACACAATGGCAAGCTCGCGACGAGCAAGGTCGCCTGCGATACCCTGACTTCGTGGTGCATCTACCGCAGGACAAGCATCTGGTGCTCGATTGCAAAGTGTCCTTGGTGGACTATGATCGCGCCATCCGCGCTCAGACTGACGAGGAACGCCAACAAAGTCTGCAAGCCCATGTGCAGGCGCTACGCAAGCATATTGATGATCTGGCCTCCAAGGATTACAGCGCCTTGTCTGGCCTGAATAGCCCCGGTTTCGTGTTTATGTACGTGCCTATCGAGGCGGCATATATGCAGGCTTTGCAGCAACAGCATGGCTTGTTCGACTACGGCCTGGGCAAAAATGTCCTGATGGTCTCGCATACCACCTTGCTGCCTATTTTGCGTACCGTAGCCAATATCTGGATGATGGTGCGCAGCAACGAGCAGGCTCACGAACTAAGCCAACGTGCGGGCGATATTTATAACCAGGTATCTATCTTGGCTGAGCGCCTGAAAAAGCTGGGCGAAACCTTGGGGCAGGCGGGCAAGCACTACAACAGTACGGTGACAGCATTGGCAGGTCAGCAGGGCTTGTATGGGAAAGTCAGCCGCTTTGCCGAGCTATCGGCCCGGGCCAAGCGTACCCAGCCGGGGATCGAACCCTTGCATACGGATATAGAACACGAGCGCCTGGATTGGGTCTTGCCCGAGGATACCGAGCCGGTGCAGGGCAACGAGCCGAATGCCTAATGTGAACAGGCTTGAGGATATCGGTCGGCCAGCAGGCTGAAACAGCCTATGGCGTGCAGGGATGCCATAGGGTCCACATCGATTACTTTCTTGTTAAAGGGTCAGATGCCTGCTCCCGCTAACCGATATGGTGTCGTGATTTTGTATAGGCTGGCTGAGGGCGGCCCATGGCGTTTACGGTTGAGCGCCATCTTCCTGCTCAATTGCCTCCAGCCAGTGCTCTACCAACTGCGGCGCGCTGAATAGATAGCCTTGCAGGGCATGGCAGCCGCGGCGCAGCAGAAACTCCTTTTGCTGCTCATTTTCCACACCTTCAACGACTACGTGCAGCCCTAGTTGCCGTGCCATGGCCAGTACCGTACGCACAATGGCGTTGGCTTCCTGCTCCATGGGTACTCCCAGGATCAGGCTGCGGTCCATTTTCAGCTCGTATAGTGGCAGGCGGCGGATGGCGGCCAGGTTGGAATAGCCTGTGCCAAAGTCGTCCATGGAAAAGCGGATCCCCAGGTCTTTGAGCTCGCGCATCATGCTGTTGGCCGAGGAGAAGTCTTCCATCAGTACGCCTTCGGTAATTTCAAAGATCAGACGATGGGCGGGGGCGCCGCTGGTCTCCAGGATCTGGCGTGTGCGGCGAGCAAAGTCAGGGCGGCGGAATTGAATCGGGCTGACATTAATGGAAATGGGAAAGCTGCACTCCTGGGTCTGTAGCAGCAAATCACAGACTGATGCCATGATCCAGTCGCCCAGGGGCGTGATCAAGTCGGTGCTTTCCGCCAGGGGAATGAACAGATTGGGGGTCAGCATACCGCGTGTTGGGTGTAACCAGCGCAGCAGCACCTCGGCCCCGCAGATGTGGTTTTGCTTGTCGTACTGGGACTGGACAAACAGGCGCAACTGATCCGAGCCAATCGCAAAACGCAGATCGTGCTGCAGACTCAGATGCTCTTCCAGGGCCTCTTGCATACCAGGTTCGTACAAGGTGATCTGGTTGCGACCATTTTCCTTGGACCGATACATGGCTGTGTCAGCTTGTCGCATCAGGTCCTCTGCAGTCAGGGTGCTGTCGGTAATCAAGGCCAGACCAATACTGCTGCTGCTCAAGTAAGAGTGGCCTTCAATGCTGTAGGGCTCTTCCAGACGGGTGCGTACCTGTTCGGCAAACTCCAGGGCTTCTTTGTGGCAGTCTCGTACCGTACCGAGTTGCAGTATCTTCAGGATGACAAATTCGTCCCCACCCAAGCGGGCCACGATGTCTTGGGGGTCAATCATCAAGGATAGGCGGCGCGCCACTTTGCGCAGCAGCGCATCGCCAATGGCGTGTCCCCGCGCATCGTTAATGTGCTTGAATCGGTCCAGATCCAGGAAATACAGCGCACCAGGTCGTTTGTAAGGCTCTATGGTTTGCAGGTGGCGTTCCAGGCGTTGCATCAGCAGGCGGCGGTTGGGAAGTTCGGTGAGCGGGTCGTAGAAAGCCAGCCGGTAGTTCTCTGACTGCGTGGCTTTGAGCGCCGAGATATTGGTGGAAATACAGTACAGGCTGGTTTGTTGAGTCTCGGGGTCTT
Protein-coding sequences here:
- a CDS encoding D-amino acid dehydrogenase — translated: MHVCIIGAGVIGMSTAFMLRQKGVKVTVLEAGTQVAGQTSFANGGQLSYSYVAPLADPGVFKDLPRWLLKNDSPLRFKPALSPQQWRWLLHFLKACRGDVVRRTTAQMLTLSYLSRDILHDWQERFNLEFAHQNNGKLIVFRSPGPFQHAREQAQLQADMGSSQQVLEAAQVLELEPSLQTLGSRLQGAIYTPSEEAGDAYLFSVALHERMQNDRDYQLKLNTPVQRFVREGRDIRAVQTAEGEIQADQFVVASGMGTVPLLRQLGGRPLIYPLKGYSLSLPLEGLNQAVPAISVTDYEQRIVYARLGEVLRMAAMVDIGFDGLDIPADRMATLKQQVKDLFPALPLEQAQTWAGLRPATPSGKPIVGASTLAGRLWVNAGHGALGFTLACGSAAILAAHLTGEASPIDDAPFRP
- a CDS encoding acyltransferase — encoded protein: MNWISNARIVAIFSVVCLHIAAYAVLNAELGTANWWSGNLYDAATRWCVPVFIMVSGALLLEPRPQEGMKHFYRKRASRVLLPLLFWTAFYLGWTAFKQHWWTPDADPYPYLERLLQGRPYFHLWFLYMIVFLYLFTPFLRRMVQNTNLKQLAALTGAAFVLSALSTLSKPELNTHSAPFFTWFLSYLPYFLLGYLLRKVPVRVPRWLTMTVLLSSIAATAWGFYALAITHDRQTAAYFYDYLSITVIPMSIALILLLRDWNQPLINSRISAHLAELTLGVYLIHPWLIDLMYRYLFTALDFNALWSIPVLAAAIYGLSLLLTAGLKAMPVLRATV
- a CDS encoding DNA recombination protein RmuC — translated: MELDFSGLDVLIALVALALGLLIGLWLRARMRAPVEQVLEDRCARLEQDLALTQDRAAELDKELIRRDAQLQAQQMRNQAIQEDLEHSREQMRLQFESLAQQILESKGQTLRQDSQRTMDEMLRPFREQLAGFQLRVNQVHDESVKGQTALSLELQRMQEMGLRMSAEAHSLAVALKGDKKTTGNWGETQLEKTLEVAGLVRGVHFDTQWQARDEQGRLRYPDFVVHLPQDKHLVLDCKVSLVDYDRAIRAQTDEERQQSLQAHVQALRKHIDDLASKDYSALSGLNSPGFVFMYVPIEAAYMQALQQQHGLFDYGLGKNVLMVSHTTLLPILRTVANIWMMVRSNEQAHELSQRAGDIYNQVSILAERLKKLGETLGQAGKHYNSTVTALAGQQGLYGKVSRFAELSARAKRTQPGIEPLHTDIEHERLDWVLPEDTEPVQGNEPNA
- a CDS encoding EAL domain-containing protein; translated protein: MLGMLAALGFVSPPTQAAPHSQQHIVRIGVYENPPKLLLDSQARPGGIMGELLLEIAKREGWTLEAVQCDWQQCLNALQNDLIDIVPGLAYSPERATLYSYHSRAVLEDWSQIFTGKGTHISALNDLNGKRIAVMSGTLQLTQLYNILQKLELGSKLVITDSQYNALKLVQTKQADAAVVGHLFGVRHAGEHGLKTAPIRLEPTSTYFVTAKDRRLDLLAAIDTHIKQWQDNNDPFYTETLNQWGLRLIEKPTKPWIIPALLTLGILLTLALLTVSLMRIGLRRQRKKLVRTEHHLHTVLDAIDAYVYIKDDQFRYQYANRKLCEDLNYTTVSIVGKTDQDLYANKQTINEFRHNDEQVLYSGERLAVEEVVRDRKGDVRATFFSIKMPVQDPETQQTSLYCISTNISALKATQSENYRLAFYDPLTELPNRRLLMQRLERHLQTIEPYKRPGALYFLDLDRFKHINDARGHAIGDALLRKVARRLSLMIDPQDIVARLGGDEFVILKILQLGTVRDCHKEALEFAEQVRTRLEEPYSIEGHSYLSSSSIGLALITDSTLTAEDLMRQADTAMYRSKENGRNQITLYEPGMQEALEEHLSLQHDLRFAIGSDQLRLFVQSQYDKQNHICGAEVLLRWLHPTRGMLTPNLFIPLAESTDLITPLGDWIMASVCDLLLQTQECSFPISINVSPIQFRRPDFARRTRQILETSGAPAHRLIFEITEGVLMEDFSSANSMMRELKDLGIRFSMDDFGTGYSNLAAIRRLPLYELKMDRSLILGVPMEQEANAIVRTVLAMARQLGLHVVVEGVENEQQKEFLLRRGCHALQGYLFSAPQLVEHWLEAIEQEDGAQP